A genomic region of Arachis hypogaea cultivar Tifrunner chromosome 5, arahy.Tifrunner.gnm2.J5K5, whole genome shotgun sequence contains the following coding sequences:
- the LOC112803128 gene encoding phosphatidylinositol/phosphatidylcholine transfer protein SFH13 isoform X3: MWEEMLNWRKEYGTDTILEDFEYEELEEVLQYYPQGYHGVDREGRPVYIERLGKAHPSRLMRITTIDRYLKYHVQEFERTLQEKFPACSIAAKRKISSTTTILDVQGLGMKNFTRTAANLLASMTKIDNNYYPETLHRMYVVNAGPGFKKMLWPAAQKFLDSKTIAKIQILEPKALSKLLEVIDSSQLPDFLGGSCTCPNEGGCLRSNKGPWSDPDIMKLVHNEDATFVRQTSRASNGQQKYFLLHPLKGRCSDMSTAESGSDIDGYSSPLRQRSCPYPCLPPVHEEVRTSDLNGYYSCDDSALSPDKMIESDQSPPTLEQSLRTADMGNVDSMTKSEDTWFSIVKEKVERTNFMYVSTMLTSFFERLIAFFCSLRFEFWRPQNIVHPSITVEHNINNSAVVEASSEREHVLPCERRLQRLEKVFEELNKKPDSMPAEKEQMLMQSFDRIKCVEFDLEKTKRVLHAAVMKQLEISELLENMQKSRCRQRRLFC, from the exons ATGTGGGAAGAAATGCTTAATTGGCGCAAGGAATATGGAACTGATACTATACTGGAG GATTTTGAATATGAAGAGCTGGAAGAGGTATTACAGTACTATCCTCAGGGGTACCATGGAGTGGATAGGGAGGGTAGGCCAGTTTACATTGAAAGGCTTGGGAAAGCTCATCCAAGCCGCCTGATGCGCATCACCACAATAGATCGATATTTGAAATACCATGTCCAGGAGTTTGAAAGAACTCTACAGGAGAAATTTCCAGCATGTTCTATTGCAGCAAAAAGAAAGATCTCTTCAACGACGACAATATTGGATGTACAAGGCTTG GGAATGAAAAATTTCACCCGAACTGCTGCAAATCTTTTGGCTTCCATGACAAAAATTGACAACAATTACTATCCTGAG ACACTACATCGAATGTATGTCGTCAATGCTGGTCCGGGGTTTAAGAAGATGCTTTGGCCTGCTGCACAGAAATTTCTTGACTCCAAAACTATTGCGAAAATACAG aTTCTTGAACCCAAGGCTTTGTCTAAATTACTTGAAGTCATCGACTCTAG TCAGTTGCCAGACTTTTTGGGTGGCTCATGCACATGTCCTAATGAAGGTGGATGTCTTAGGTCTAACAAGGGTCCTTGGAGTGATCCTGATATAATGAAG CTTGTACATAACGAGGATGCAACATTTGTGAGGCAAACCAGCCGAGCATCCAATGGACAACAGAAATATTTTCTATTGCACCCACTGAAG GGACGATGCAGTGATATGTCAACAGCAGAATCAGGATCTGATATTGATGGTTACTCCTCTCCCCTTAGACAAAGGAGCTGTCCTTATCCTTGTTTACCCCCGGTTCATGAAGAG GTCAGGACATCAGATCTCAATGGATACTATAGCTGTGATGATAGCGCTCTTTCACCTGATAAAATGATAGAAAGTGACCAATCTCCCCCCACATTAGAGCAGTCATTGCGAACTGCTGATATGGGGAATGTTGATAGTATGACAAAATCAGAAG ATACTTGGTTTAGCATAGTTAAGGAAAAAGTAGAGAGAACAAATTTCATGTACGTGTCAACAATGCTGACATCTTTCTTTGAAAGACTTATTGCATTCTTCTGTagtttaagatttgaattttggaggcCACAGAACATTGTTCACCCATCAATTACTGTGGAGCATAATATTAACAATTCAGCAGTTGTTGAAGCATCTTCTGAAAGAGAACATGTTCTTCCTTGTGAACGACGTCTTCAGAGACTAGAAAAAGTATTCGAGGAACTTAACAAGAAACCTGATAGTATGCCTGCCGAGAAGGAGCAAATGCTCATGCAATCCTTTGATAGGATCAAGTGTGTTGAGTTTGACCTTGAGAAGACCAAGAGG GTGCTACATGCTGCGGTGATGAAGCAGCTTGAAATATCCGAGTTGCTGGAGAACATGCAGAAGTCAAGGTGTCGG CAGAGGCGGCTATTCTGTTGA
- the LOC112803128 gene encoding phosphatidylinositol/phosphatidylcholine transfer protein SFH13 isoform X1, translating into MSGSEGQCSHDEIRERRSDVEYFEDERQRSKIGTLKKKAMTASSKFTHSLKKRGKKKIDYRVPAVSIEDVRDAQEETVVLEFRQKLIDRGSLPPRHDDYHTLLRFLKARDFNIEKTIQMWEEMLNWRKEYGTDTILEDFEYEELEEVLQYYPQGYHGVDREGRPVYIERLGKAHPSRLMRITTIDRYLKYHVQEFERTLQEKFPACSIAAKRKISSTTTILDVQGLGMKNFTRTAANLLASMTKIDNNYYPETLHRMYVVNAGPGFKKMLWPAAQKFLDSKTIAKIQILEPKALSKLLEVIDSSQLPDFLGGSCTCPNEGGCLRSNKGPWSDPDIMKLVHNEDATFVRQTSRASNGQQKYFLLHPLKGRCSDMSTAESGSDIDGYSSPLRQRSCPYPCLPPVHEEVRTSDLNGYYSCDDSALSPDKMIESDQSPPTLEQSLRTADMGNVDSMTKSEDTWFSIVKEKVERTNFMYVSTMLTSFFERLIAFFCSLRFEFWRPQNIVHPSITVEHNINNSAVVEASSEREHVLPCERRLQRLEKVFEELNKKPDSMPAEKEQMLMQSFDRIKCVEFDLEKTKRVLHAAVMKQLEISELLENMQKSRCRQRRLFC; encoded by the exons ATGTCAG GCTCTGAAGGGCAATGTAGTCATGATGAAATCAGAGAGAGAAGATCAGATGTTGAGTACTTTGAAGATGAAAGGCAGCGGTCTAAAATTGGAACCCTCAAGAAGAAAGCAATGACTGCTTCATCCAAGTTTACTCATTCCCTAAAGAAAAGAGGGAAAAAGAAGATTGATTATAGGGTTCCCGCAGTATCCATTGAGGATGTGCGTGATGCACAAGAGGAGACTGTTGTCCTTGAATTCCGCCAAAAGCTAATTGATAGGGGATCTTTACCTCCCAGGCATGATGATTATCATACATTGTTGAG GTTTTTGAAAGCCAGGGACTTTAACATTGAGAAAACAATCCAGATGTGGGAAGAAATGCTTAATTGGCGCAAGGAATATGGAACTGATACTATACTGGAG GATTTTGAATATGAAGAGCTGGAAGAGGTATTACAGTACTATCCTCAGGGGTACCATGGAGTGGATAGGGAGGGTAGGCCAGTTTACATTGAAAGGCTTGGGAAAGCTCATCCAAGCCGCCTGATGCGCATCACCACAATAGATCGATATTTGAAATACCATGTCCAGGAGTTTGAAAGAACTCTACAGGAGAAATTTCCAGCATGTTCTATTGCAGCAAAAAGAAAGATCTCTTCAACGACGACAATATTGGATGTACAAGGCTTG GGAATGAAAAATTTCACCCGAACTGCTGCAAATCTTTTGGCTTCCATGACAAAAATTGACAACAATTACTATCCTGAG ACACTACATCGAATGTATGTCGTCAATGCTGGTCCGGGGTTTAAGAAGATGCTTTGGCCTGCTGCACAGAAATTTCTTGACTCCAAAACTATTGCGAAAATACAG aTTCTTGAACCCAAGGCTTTGTCTAAATTACTTGAAGTCATCGACTCTAG TCAGTTGCCAGACTTTTTGGGTGGCTCATGCACATGTCCTAATGAAGGTGGATGTCTTAGGTCTAACAAGGGTCCTTGGAGTGATCCTGATATAATGAAG CTTGTACATAACGAGGATGCAACATTTGTGAGGCAAACCAGCCGAGCATCCAATGGACAACAGAAATATTTTCTATTGCACCCACTGAAG GGACGATGCAGTGATATGTCAACAGCAGAATCAGGATCTGATATTGATGGTTACTCCTCTCCCCTTAGACAAAGGAGCTGTCCTTATCCTTGTTTACCCCCGGTTCATGAAGAG GTCAGGACATCAGATCTCAATGGATACTATAGCTGTGATGATAGCGCTCTTTCACCTGATAAAATGATAGAAAGTGACCAATCTCCCCCCACATTAGAGCAGTCATTGCGAACTGCTGATATGGGGAATGTTGATAGTATGACAAAATCAGAAG ATACTTGGTTTAGCATAGTTAAGGAAAAAGTAGAGAGAACAAATTTCATGTACGTGTCAACAATGCTGACATCTTTCTTTGAAAGACTTATTGCATTCTTCTGTagtttaagatttgaattttggaggcCACAGAACATTGTTCACCCATCAATTACTGTGGAGCATAATATTAACAATTCAGCAGTTGTTGAAGCATCTTCTGAAAGAGAACATGTTCTTCCTTGTGAACGACGTCTTCAGAGACTAGAAAAAGTATTCGAGGAACTTAACAAGAAACCTGATAGTATGCCTGCCGAGAAGGAGCAAATGCTCATGCAATCCTTTGATAGGATCAAGTGTGTTGAGTTTGACCTTGAGAAGACCAAGAGG GTGCTACATGCTGCGGTGATGAAGCAGCTTGAAATATCCGAGTTGCTGGAGAACATGCAGAAGTCAAGGTGTCGG CAGAGGCGGCTATTCTGTTGA
- the LOC112803128 gene encoding phosphatidylinositol/phosphatidylcholine transfer protein SFH13 isoform X2 has protein sequence MSGSEGQCSHDEIRERRSDVEYFEDERQRSKIGTLKKKAMTASSKFTHSLKKRGKKKIDYRVPAVSIEDVRDAQEETVVLEFRQKLIDRGSLPPRHDDYHTLLRFLKARDFNIEKTIQMWEEMLNWRKEYGTDTILEDFEYEELEEVLQYYPQGYHGVDREGRPVYIERLGKAHPSRLMRITTIDRYLKYHVQEFERTLQEKFPACSIAAKRKISSTTTILDVQGLGMKNFTRTAANLLASMTKIDNNYYPETLHRMYVVNAGPGFKKMLWPAAQKFLDSKTIAKIQILEPKALSKLLEVIDSSQLPDFLGGSCTCPNEGGCLRSNKGPWSDPDIMKLVHNEDATFVRQTSRASNGQQKYFLLHPLKGRCSDMSTAESGSDIDGYSSPLRQRSCPYPCLPPVHEEVRTSDLNGYYSCDDSALSPDKMIESDQSPPTLEQSLRTADMGNVDSMTKSEDTWFSIVKEKVERTNFMYVSTMLTSFFERLIAFFCSLRFEFWRPQNIVHPSITVEHNINNSAVVEASSEREHVLPCERRLQRLEKVFEELNKKPDSMPAEKEQMLMQSFDRIKCVEFDLEKTKRVLHAAVMKQLEISELLENMQKSRCRRRLFC, from the exons ATGTCAG GCTCTGAAGGGCAATGTAGTCATGATGAAATCAGAGAGAGAAGATCAGATGTTGAGTACTTTGAAGATGAAAGGCAGCGGTCTAAAATTGGAACCCTCAAGAAGAAAGCAATGACTGCTTCATCCAAGTTTACTCATTCCCTAAAGAAAAGAGGGAAAAAGAAGATTGATTATAGGGTTCCCGCAGTATCCATTGAGGATGTGCGTGATGCACAAGAGGAGACTGTTGTCCTTGAATTCCGCCAAAAGCTAATTGATAGGGGATCTTTACCTCCCAGGCATGATGATTATCATACATTGTTGAG GTTTTTGAAAGCCAGGGACTTTAACATTGAGAAAACAATCCAGATGTGGGAAGAAATGCTTAATTGGCGCAAGGAATATGGAACTGATACTATACTGGAG GATTTTGAATATGAAGAGCTGGAAGAGGTATTACAGTACTATCCTCAGGGGTACCATGGAGTGGATAGGGAGGGTAGGCCAGTTTACATTGAAAGGCTTGGGAAAGCTCATCCAAGCCGCCTGATGCGCATCACCACAATAGATCGATATTTGAAATACCATGTCCAGGAGTTTGAAAGAACTCTACAGGAGAAATTTCCAGCATGTTCTATTGCAGCAAAAAGAAAGATCTCTTCAACGACGACAATATTGGATGTACAAGGCTTG GGAATGAAAAATTTCACCCGAACTGCTGCAAATCTTTTGGCTTCCATGACAAAAATTGACAACAATTACTATCCTGAG ACACTACATCGAATGTATGTCGTCAATGCTGGTCCGGGGTTTAAGAAGATGCTTTGGCCTGCTGCACAGAAATTTCTTGACTCCAAAACTATTGCGAAAATACAG aTTCTTGAACCCAAGGCTTTGTCTAAATTACTTGAAGTCATCGACTCTAG TCAGTTGCCAGACTTTTTGGGTGGCTCATGCACATGTCCTAATGAAGGTGGATGTCTTAGGTCTAACAAGGGTCCTTGGAGTGATCCTGATATAATGAAG CTTGTACATAACGAGGATGCAACATTTGTGAGGCAAACCAGCCGAGCATCCAATGGACAACAGAAATATTTTCTATTGCACCCACTGAAG GGACGATGCAGTGATATGTCAACAGCAGAATCAGGATCTGATATTGATGGTTACTCCTCTCCCCTTAGACAAAGGAGCTGTCCTTATCCTTGTTTACCCCCGGTTCATGAAGAG GTCAGGACATCAGATCTCAATGGATACTATAGCTGTGATGATAGCGCTCTTTCACCTGATAAAATGATAGAAAGTGACCAATCTCCCCCCACATTAGAGCAGTCATTGCGAACTGCTGATATGGGGAATGTTGATAGTATGACAAAATCAGAAG ATACTTGGTTTAGCATAGTTAAGGAAAAAGTAGAGAGAACAAATTTCATGTACGTGTCAACAATGCTGACATCTTTCTTTGAAAGACTTATTGCATTCTTCTGTagtttaagatttgaattttggaggcCACAGAACATTGTTCACCCATCAATTACTGTGGAGCATAATATTAACAATTCAGCAGTTGTTGAAGCATCTTCTGAAAGAGAACATGTTCTTCCTTGTGAACGACGTCTTCAGAGACTAGAAAAAGTATTCGAGGAACTTAACAAGAAACCTGATAGTATGCCTGCCGAGAAGGAGCAAATGCTCATGCAATCCTTTGATAGGATCAAGTGTGTTGAGTTTGACCTTGAGAAGACCAAGAGG GTGCTACATGCTGCGGTGATGAAGCAGCTTGAAATATCCGAGTTGCTGGAGAACATGCAGAAGTCAAGGTGTCGG AGGCGGCTATTCTGTTGA